A section of the Kribbella sp. HUAS MG21 genome encodes:
- a CDS encoding carboxylesterase family protein: MRTVLSRRGRVVLAAVAATLATAAGGLTVAGAADASSPSPERPVVATGNGAVSGLAVDGTYAFRGLPYAAAPTGNLRWRAPQAAPSWQGVRDASSYAPACPQAPGISPPGGFSEDCLYLNVSTPALQSAVKRPVLVWIHGGGLTADSGSNYDGTKLAKAGAVVVTINYRLGALGFLAHPAFASGPDGAAGNYGLMDQQAALRWVQQNIGRFGGDPRNVTIAGESAGGLSVLAHVTSRSSKGLFQRAIVQSGAFALEQESLAQAKAFGKDFAVKVGCADQSAECLRQVPVQTLVDNVSTATALIPGAVDGAVLKEPIGTALAAGRFNRVPILNGSNHDEEALFTLGGRVVSRGYNVAYTSPVTAENYEANIAAALRISPVQAAAIAAEYPLAAYSSPDKAFGTLIGDATFACGAAQVNKWTAARYVPTYGYEFNDDTAPFLFAPAGTLSVATHGSELWYLFDLPNAPFPAPLNAEQTALADAMRAAWVKFAATGNPSTHSTYWPSSGLRGKVVSLELPAPRISADFAARHHCATFAQNLDKVK; the protein is encoded by the coding sequence ATGAGAACCGTCCTCTCCCGGCGCGGACGTGTGGTCCTCGCCGCCGTCGCCGCGACGCTGGCAACCGCCGCCGGCGGGCTGACCGTCGCAGGCGCGGCGGACGCCAGTTCCCCGAGCCCGGAGCGCCCGGTCGTGGCCACGGGCAACGGTGCCGTCAGCGGCCTGGCCGTCGACGGCACCTACGCGTTCCGCGGCCTGCCGTACGCCGCCGCGCCGACCGGCAACCTCCGCTGGCGCGCGCCGCAGGCCGCTCCGAGCTGGCAGGGTGTCCGCGACGCGTCGTCGTACGCCCCGGCCTGTCCGCAGGCGCCCGGGATCAGCCCGCCGGGCGGCTTCAGCGAGGACTGCCTGTACCTGAACGTGTCGACGCCGGCGCTGCAGTCCGCGGTCAAGCGGCCGGTGCTGGTGTGGATCCACGGCGGCGGGCTGACCGCCGACAGCGGCTCGAACTACGACGGCACCAAGCTCGCCAAGGCCGGCGCGGTCGTCGTGACGATCAACTACCGGCTCGGCGCCCTGGGCTTCCTGGCCCACCCGGCGTTCGCGTCCGGTCCCGACGGGGCGGCCGGCAACTACGGGCTGATGGACCAGCAGGCCGCGTTGCGCTGGGTGCAGCAGAACATCGGCCGGTTCGGCGGTGACCCGCGGAACGTGACGATCGCCGGCGAGTCGGCCGGCGGGCTGTCGGTCCTGGCGCACGTCACGTCGCGCAGCTCGAAGGGCCTGTTCCAGCGGGCGATCGTGCAGAGCGGCGCGTTCGCGCTGGAGCAGGAGTCCCTGGCGCAGGCGAAGGCCTTCGGCAAGGACTTCGCGGTGAAGGTCGGCTGCGCGGACCAGTCCGCGGAGTGCCTGCGGCAGGTGCCGGTGCAGACGCTGGTGGACAACGTCTCGACGGCGACGGCCCTGATCCCCGGCGCGGTCGACGGCGCGGTGCTCAAGGAGCCGATCGGGACGGCACTGGCCGCCGGCCGGTTCAACCGGGTTCCGATCCTCAACGGCAGCAACCACGACGAGGAAGCGCTGTTCACGCTCGGCGGGCGGGTCGTGAGCCGCGGCTACAACGTCGCGTACACCAGCCCGGTCACTGCGGAGAACTACGAGGCCAACATCGCTGCAGCACTCCGCATCTCACCCGTGCAGGCCGCGGCCATCGCCGCCGAGTACCCGCTCGCCGCCTACTCGTCACCTGACAAGGCGTTCGGCACGCTGATCGGCGACGCCACCTTCGCGTGCGGCGCGGCGCAGGTGAACAAGTGGACCGCCGCCCGGTACGTCCCGACGTACGGGTACGAGTTCAACGACGACACCGCGCCGTTCCTGTTCGCGCCGGCCGGGACGCTGTCGGTCGCCACCCACGGCTCCGAGCTGTGGTACCTGTTCGACCTGCCGAACGCGCCGTTCCCGGCGCCGCTGAACGCCGAGCAGACCGCACTGGCCGACGCGATGCGCGCCGCCTGGGTCAAGTTCGCCGCGACCGGCAACCCGTCGACGCACTCGACGTACTGGCCGTCCTCGGGTCTCCGGGGCAAGGTCGTGTCGCTGGAGCTCCCGGCGCCGCGGATCTCGGCGGACTTCGCGGCGCGGCATCACTGTGCCACTTTCGCACAGAATCTTGACAAGGTTAAGTAA